In Kitasatospora viridis, the following are encoded in one genomic region:
- a CDS encoding class I SAM-dependent methyltransferase: MTRTAAWVDDPFAEAVRTGRGPLWLRRGDGGRIRLDVERWCAPAAGADLGLLQRCTRLAAPVLDLGCGPGRLVAALLELGVPALGVDVTGAAVARTRRLGGPALSRSVFDRLPAEGRWGGALLADGNLGIGGDPAALLRRGAELLASDGVLLVEVEPQDTDERCTVRVEGPDGRLGPPFTWARLGADAAARRARAAGLAESERWTSHGRCFLALRKAFRPR, translated from the coding sequence GTGACCCGCACCGCCGCCTGGGTCGACGACCCGTTCGCCGAGGCGGTCCGCACCGGGCGCGGCCCGCTCTGGCTGCGGCGCGGCGACGGCGGGCGGATCCGGCTCGACGTCGAGCGCTGGTGCGCGCCCGCCGCGGGTGCGGACCTCGGCCTGCTGCAACGCTGCACCCGGCTGGCCGCGCCGGTGCTCGACCTCGGCTGCGGCCCAGGGCGGCTGGTGGCCGCGCTGCTCGAACTCGGCGTGCCCGCGCTCGGCGTCGACGTCACCGGCGCGGCCGTCGCGCGCACCCGCCGGCTCGGCGGCCCGGCGCTGTCCCGCTCGGTGTTCGACCGGCTGCCCGCCGAGGGCCGCTGGGGCGGCGCGCTGCTGGCGGACGGGAACCTGGGCATCGGCGGCGATCCGGCCGCACTGCTCCGGCGTGGAGCCGAACTCCTGGCCTCAGACGGGGTGTTGCTGGTCGAGGTGGAGCCGCAGGACACCGACGAGCGCTGCACGGTGCGGGTCGAGGGGCCGGACGGCAGGCTCGGGCCGCCGTTCACCTGGGCCCGCCTGGGCGCGGACGCCGCCGCCCGGCGGGCCCGGGCGGCCGGACTCGCCGAGTCGGAGCGGTGGACCTCGCACGGCCGGTGTTTCCTCGCCCTGCGCAAGGCGTTCCGCCCGCGGTGA
- a CDS encoding LysR family transcriptional regulator, producing METRELRYFVAVAEELHFGRAAQRLGMAQPPLSRAIQQLERRLGATLLDRTSRTVALTEAGSVLLTEGRAALDAVDAAERRTRRAALSPTGSPGLVLVTKANASSELLAELLAAYAAAPAAVPVDVILCGPGEQARLLREGRADVALLHRPFDSVAGFHTEELRTEGQVVILPAGHPLTARTDVRMAEISTLPGLPLPRWPAPDGSYPPGPGPQVRDHAQLLQLVALGRACAVSPESCRAQLHGDLAAVPVVDAPQVTTVIAWPPHSRSRAVADLVRTATQLQ from the coding sequence ATGGAGACCCGGGAACTGCGGTATTTCGTCGCCGTCGCTGAGGAACTGCACTTCGGGCGCGCCGCGCAGCGGCTCGGGATGGCGCAGCCGCCGCTGTCCCGGGCGATCCAGCAGCTCGAACGCCGCCTCGGGGCAACGCTGTTGGACCGGACCAGCCGCACCGTCGCGCTGACCGAGGCCGGCTCGGTCCTGCTCACCGAGGGCCGGGCCGCCCTCGACGCCGTCGACGCCGCCGAGCGCCGCACCCGCCGCGCCGCGCTGTCCCCGACCGGCAGTCCCGGCCTGGTCCTGGTCACCAAGGCCAACGCGTCCAGTGAACTGCTCGCCGAACTCCTCGCCGCGTACGCCGCCGCACCCGCGGCGGTCCCCGTCGACGTGATCCTGTGCGGCCCGGGCGAGCAGGCACGACTCCTGCGCGAGGGCCGGGCCGACGTCGCGCTGCTGCACCGCCCGTTCGACTCGGTCGCCGGCTTCCACACCGAAGAACTCCGCACGGAGGGCCAGGTGGTGATCCTGCCGGCCGGGCATCCGCTCACCGCCCGGACCGACGTGCGCATGGCCGAGATCAGCACGCTGCCGGGCTTGCCCCTGCCGCGCTGGCCCGCCCCCGACGGCAGCTACCCTCCCGGCCCCGGCCCACAAGTCCGCGACCACGCGCAGCTGTTGCAGCTCGTCGCGCTCGGCCGGGCCTGCGCGGTCTCACCGGAATCCTGCCGCGCCCAACTGCACGGCGACCTCGCCGCCGTGCCCGTCGTAGACGCGCCGCAGGTCACCACCGTGATCGCCTGGCCACCGCACAGCCGCTCCAGGGCCGTCGCCGACCTCGTCCGAACGGCGACACAGCTCCAGTAG
- a CDS encoding S-methyl-5'-thioadenosine phosphorylase, translating to MTEHQLTEHQTPQAPLGVIGGSGLYALLDDVTEVSVDTPYGPPSDSLFLGEVAGRRVAFLPRHGRGHTLAPHRINYRANLWALRSLGVRQVLAPCAVGGLRPEYGPGTLLVPDQFVDRTSDRPQTYYDGVPLPGGEVPGVVHVSMADPYCPAGRRAALAAARDTAWEPVDGGTLVVIEGPRFSTRAESRWFTASGWSVVGMTGHPEAVLARELALCYTSLALVTDLDAGVESGAGVTHTEVLEVFARNVDRLRTVLFKALEQLPVTRDCPCGHALDGLTTGFAGLPGD from the coding sequence ATGACGGAACATCAGTTGACGGAGCATCAGACACCGCAGGCGCCCCTCGGAGTGATCGGCGGCTCGGGCCTGTACGCGCTGCTGGACGACGTGACCGAGGTCAGCGTCGACACGCCCTACGGGCCGCCCAGCGACTCGCTCTTCCTCGGCGAGGTCGCCGGGCGCCGGGTCGCCTTCCTGCCCCGGCACGGCCGCGGGCACACGCTGGCGCCGCACCGGATCAACTACCGCGCCAACCTGTGGGCGCTGCGCTCCCTGGGCGTTCGCCAGGTGCTCGCGCCGTGTGCGGTCGGCGGCCTGCGCCCGGAGTACGGGCCGGGCACCCTGCTGGTGCCCGACCAGTTCGTCGACCGCACCTCGGACCGGCCGCAGACCTACTACGACGGCGTGCCGCTGCCCGGCGGGGAGGTGCCGGGGGTCGTGCACGTGTCGATGGCCGACCCGTACTGCCCCGCCGGGCGCCGCGCCGCGCTGGCGGCGGCGCGGGACACCGCCTGGGAGCCGGTGGACGGCGGCACCCTGGTGGTGATCGAGGGGCCGCGGTTCTCCACCCGCGCCGAGTCCCGCTGGTTCACCGCCTCCGGGTGGTCGGTGGTCGGCATGACCGGCCACCCGGAGGCCGTCCTCGCCCGCGAACTGGCCCTCTGCTACACCTCCTTGGCGCTGGTGACCGACCTGGACGCGGGTGTGGAGAGCGGCGCGGGCGTGACCCACACCGAGGTGCTGGAGGTCTTCGCGCGCAACGTGGACCGGCTGCGCACCGTCCTGTTCAAGGCCCTGGAGCAGCTGCCGGTCACTCGCGACTGCCCTTGCGGCCACGCGCTGGACGGCCTGACGACGGGGTTTGCGGGCCTGCCCGGCGACTGA
- a CDS encoding SDR family oxidoreductase → MNEGTVALVTGANKGIGYEIAAGLGALGLRVGIGARDDRRRQAAVEKLRAAGVDAFGVPLDVTDDASAAAAAQLIEDQAGRLDVLVNNAAISGGMPQDPTGVDPATVRTVVETNVIGVIRVTNAMLPLLRRSASPRIVNMSSSVGSLTRQSDPDAEQIAGPVAVAYAPSKTFLNAVTLQYVRELRGTNILINAACPGYVATDLNGFRGFRTPEQGAAIAVKLATLPDDGPTGQFFDDTGVVPW, encoded by the coding sequence ATGAACGAAGGAACAGTTGCGCTGGTCACCGGCGCGAACAAGGGGATCGGCTACGAGATCGCGGCGGGCCTGGGCGCCCTCGGCTTGCGCGTCGGAATCGGCGCCCGCGACGACCGGCGCCGCCAGGCCGCGGTGGAGAAGCTGCGCGCGGCCGGCGTCGACGCGTTCGGCGTGCCGCTGGACGTGACCGACGACGCGAGCGCGGCCGCCGCCGCACAGCTGATCGAGGATCAGGCCGGGCGCCTGGACGTGCTCGTCAACAACGCCGCCATCAGCGGCGGCATGCCGCAGGACCCGACCGGGGTCGATCCCGCCACCGTCCGGACGGTCGTGGAGACCAACGTGATCGGCGTCATCCGCGTCACCAACGCGATGCTGCCGCTGCTGCGCCGCTCCGCCTCGCCGCGGATCGTCAACATGTCCAGCAGCGTCGGCTCGCTCACCCGGCAGTCGGACCCCGACGCCGAGCAGATCGCGGGCCCGGTGGCCGTGGCGTACGCGCCGTCGAAGACCTTCCTGAACGCCGTCACCCTCCAGTACGTCCGGGAGCTCCGCGGCACCAACATCCTGATCAACGCCGCCTGCCCCGGCTACGTCGCGACCGACCTCAACGGCTTCCGCGGCTTCCGCACCCCCGAGCAGGGCGCGGCGATCGCCGTCAAACTCGCGACCCTGCCCGACGACGGCCCGACCGGCCAGTTCTTCGACGACACCGGCGTGGTGCCCTGGTGA
- a CDS encoding molybdopterin-dependent oxidoreductase, producing the protein MPRLPAPPRVGPFREGAFRSPLHEPRTAVVLGRWLGAALLTCFLTGLCSHLLQDPPSWLAGRLPSRPVHGYQVTQGLHVISGIAAIPLVGAKLWTVYPRLFEWPPVRGVLHALERLGIAVLVAATLLELFTGLLNTLQWYPWPFPFRQTHFWLGWLATGGLLVHVAVKAPLIVRHWWRVAPGLAQRRAFLGAVASAVGVVTLTTAGQSVPWLRPLDLLAPRRPDLGPQHLPVNRTAEQAGTGTVPPGWQLLVDGPRPYRLTLDQLRELPQHEVELPIACVEGWSATARWSGVRVSDLLARAGAPPGAAVRVTSLEADGPYRVMEMPAPYAADPLTLLALRVNGEVLDADHGFPARIIAPNRPGVLQTKWVARLEVL; encoded by the coding sequence CTGCCGCGCCTGCCGGCTCCGCCGCGGGTCGGCCCGTTCCGCGAGGGCGCGTTCCGCTCCCCGCTGCACGAGCCGCGCACCGCGGTCGTGCTCGGCCGGTGGCTCGGCGCGGCGCTGCTGACCTGCTTCCTGACGGGCCTGTGCAGCCACCTGCTGCAGGACCCGCCGTCCTGGCTGGCCGGCCGGCTGCCCAGCCGGCCGGTCCACGGGTACCAGGTCACCCAGGGCCTGCACGTGATCAGCGGCATCGCGGCGATCCCGCTCGTCGGCGCCAAGCTCTGGACGGTCTACCCGCGGCTCTTCGAGTGGCCGCCGGTGCGCGGCGTGCTGCACGCGCTGGAACGGCTCGGCATCGCCGTGCTGGTCGCGGCGACGCTGCTGGAGCTGTTCACCGGGCTGTTGAACACCCTCCAGTGGTACCCGTGGCCGTTCCCGTTCCGGCAGACCCACTTCTGGCTCGGCTGGCTGGCCACCGGCGGCCTGCTGGTGCACGTGGCGGTCAAGGCCCCGCTGATCGTCCGTCACTGGTGGCGCGTCGCACCGGGATTGGCGCAGCGCCGGGCCTTCCTGGGCGCGGTCGCCTCCGCGGTCGGCGTGGTCACCCTCACCACGGCCGGGCAGAGCGTGCCCTGGCTGCGCCCGCTGGACCTGCTGGCGCCGCGCCGCCCCGACCTCGGCCCGCAGCACCTGCCGGTCAACCGCACCGCCGAGCAGGCCGGCACCGGCACCGTCCCGCCGGGTTGGCAGCTGCTGGTGGACGGCCCCCGGCCGTACCGGCTGACCCTCGATCAGCTGAGGGAACTCCCGCAGCACGAAGTCGAGTTGCCGATCGCCTGCGTGGAGGGCTGGAGCGCGACGGCGCGCTGGTCGGGCGTCCGGGTCTCCGACCTGCTGGCCCGGGCGGGCGCACCGCCCGGCGCCGCCGTGCGGGTCACCTCCCTGGAGGCGGACGGGCCCTACCGGGTCATGGAGATGCCCGCCCCGTACGCGGCCGATCCGCTGACCCTGCTCGCGCTGCGGGTCAACGGCGAGGTGCTGGACGCCGACCACGGCTTCCCGGCACGGATCATCGCGCCGAACCGCCCCGGGGTGCTGCAGACCAAATGGGTCGCCCGACTGGAGGTGCTGTGA
- a CDS encoding NAD-dependent epimerase/dehydratase family protein: MEILVTGGAGFIGSAVVRALVAAGHGVRVLDALLPVVHPSGEPGELPEGVAFQRGDVRDAGAVEQALKGVDVVCHQAAMVGLGLDLNDAPEYVGCNDLGTSVLLAAMHRTGVRGLVLAGSMVVYGEGCYRCAEHGDVAPGPRRAADLDAGQFEPPCPRCGAALQPGLVDEQAPGDPRNVYAATKLAQEHLAAAWARAAGAAVVTLRYHNVYGPGMPRDTPYAGVASLFRSALARGEAPRVFEDGGQRRDFVHVDDVAAANLAALHALGTRPPGSARAYNVGSGTVHTVGEMAAELAAAHGGPPPVVTGEYRLGDVRHITADSSRLRTELDWRPRVSFREGMAEFAGAPLRV; encoded by the coding sequence ATGGAGATTCTGGTCACCGGCGGTGCCGGGTTCATCGGTTCGGCGGTTGTGCGGGCGTTGGTCGCGGCGGGGCACGGGGTGCGGGTGTTGGACGCGCTGCTACCGGTGGTCCATCCCTCGGGGGAGCCGGGGGAGTTGCCGGAGGGGGTCGCGTTCCAGCGGGGTGACGTGCGGGACGCCGGGGCGGTGGAGCAGGCGCTCAAGGGGGTGGACGTGGTGTGCCACCAGGCCGCGATGGTGGGCCTGGGGCTCGACTTGAACGACGCGCCCGAGTACGTGGGCTGCAACGACCTGGGGACGTCCGTCCTGCTCGCGGCGATGCACCGCACCGGTGTCCGGGGGCTGGTGCTGGCCGGGTCGATGGTGGTCTACGGGGAGGGCTGCTACCGGTGCGCCGAGCACGGGGACGTGGCTCCCGGCCCGCGCCGGGCCGCCGACCTGGACGCGGGGCAGTTCGAACCGCCCTGCCCGCGGTGCGGTGCCGCGCTGCAGCCGGGGCTGGTGGACGAGCAGGCACCCGGCGACCCCCGCAACGTCTACGCGGCCACCAAGTTGGCCCAGGAGCACCTGGCCGCCGCCTGGGCCCGGGCGGCCGGGGCGGCGGTCGTGACGCTCCGGTACCACAACGTCTACGGCCCCGGGATGCCCCGCGACACCCCGTACGCCGGAGTGGCCTCCCTGTTCCGCTCGGCGCTGGCCCGGGGCGAGGCGCCCAGGGTCTTCGAGGACGGCGGGCAGCGCCGGGACTTCGTCCACGTCGACGACGTGGCGGCGGCGAACCTGGCCGCGCTGCACGCGCTGGGCACCCGGCCGCCCGGCAGTGCGCGGGCGTACAACGTGGGCAGCGGCACCGTCCACACCGTCGGCGAGATGGCCGCCGAACTGGCGGCGGCCCACGGCGGCCCGCCGCCCGTGGTGACCGGCGAGTACCGGCTCGGCGACGTCCGGCACATCACCGCCGACTCGTCGCGGCTGCGCACGGAGTTGGACTGGCGGCCCCGGGTGTCCTTCCGCGAGGGCATGGCGGAGTTCGCCGGGGCGCCGCTTCGGGTTTGA
- a CDS encoding glycosyltransferase family 87 protein, which translates to MLTRTVLPCVLTLLALLGLLAALAGTLTGGPRLAHGLPLCDWYALDTALFALAVLLLRRVPARLTVPLVLAGSVAVAAVGLLTPPRTSDDAYRYVWDGRVQAAGISPYRYSPEDPALARLRDPGLFPTGTAGTACTEWDERRTADGACTRINRPAVHTIYPPVAEAWFLAVHPLGRGVRGVQAAGALLAVATTGALLLVGRRRWRAALWGWFPGIAVWSVNDAHVDTLGALLMVAGLGCAVRRRAAVGGALLGAAVSTKLLPALALPGALSGVLAGFPRRHPSGSELRRAAALLGSAVAAFALAYLPYVALSGAGVVGYLPGYLREEGYDQAHVERFGLLRMVLPDRLAPWGAALVLGAVVLRVLRGGDPDRPWGGALLVTGTALLVVAPSYPWYGLLVVALVALDGRWEWLAVPAAGQVLYLLGGDEVQQDAYGAALGFVLAGALVRWCFAGLAASRRNQRDEQQEREDRPAVLT; encoded by the coding sequence GTGCTCACCCGAACCGTCCTGCCCTGTGTCCTCACCCTGCTGGCCCTGCTCGGCCTGCTGGCCGCGCTGGCCGGCACCCTCACCGGCGGCCCGCGGCTCGCCCACGGCCTGCCGCTGTGCGACTGGTACGCCCTGGACACCGCGCTGTTCGCCCTCGCCGTCCTGCTGCTGCGCCGGGTGCCGGCCAGGCTCACCGTCCCGCTGGTCCTGGCGGGCAGCGTCGCCGTCGCCGCCGTGGGCCTGCTCACCCCGCCGCGCACCAGCGACGACGCCTACCGCTACGTCTGGGACGGCCGGGTCCAGGCGGCCGGCATCTCGCCGTACCGCTACTCCCCCGAGGACCCGGCGCTGGCCCGGCTGCGCGATCCGGGCCTCTTCCCGACCGGGACGGCCGGGACGGCGTGCACGGAGTGGGACGAGCGCCGGACGGCCGACGGCGCCTGCACCCGGATCAACCGCCCCGCCGTGCACACCATCTACCCGCCCGTCGCCGAGGCGTGGTTCCTCGCCGTGCACCCCCTCGGCCGGGGCGTGCGCGGGGTGCAGGCCGCCGGGGCGCTGCTGGCGGTGGCCACCACGGGGGCGCTGCTGCTGGTCGGGCGCAGGCGGTGGCGGGCGGCGCTGTGGGGCTGGTTCCCGGGGATCGCCGTGTGGTCGGTGAACGACGCCCATGTCGACACCCTCGGTGCGCTGTTGATGGTCGCGGGCCTCGGCTGCGCGGTCCGGCGGCGGGCCGCTGTGGGTGGCGCGCTGCTCGGCGCGGCCGTCTCCACGAAGCTGCTGCCGGCCCTGGCCCTGCCGGGCGCACTGTCCGGTGTGCTCGCAGGGTTCCCACGGCGCCACCCGAGCGGGAGTGAACTCCGGCGGGCCGCTGCGCTGTTGGGGTCGGCGGTGGCGGCCTTCGCGCTCGCCTACCTGCCGTACGTGGCGCTGTCCGGCGCCGGGGTGGTGGGCTACCTGCCCGGCTACCTGCGGGAGGAGGGCTACGACCAGGCCCACGTCGAGCGGTTCGGACTGCTGCGGATGGTGCTGCCCGACCGGCTCGCGCCCTGGGGGGCGGCGCTGGTGCTGGGTGCCGTCGTGCTGCGGGTGCTCCGCGGCGGCGATCCGGACCGGCCGTGGGGCGGGGCGCTGCTGGTCACCGGCACTGCGCTGCTGGTGGTCGCGCCGAGCTACCCGTGGTACGGGCTGCTGGTGGTGGCGCTGGTCGCGCTCGACGGGCGCTGGGAGTGGCTCGCCGTGCCGGCGGCCGGCCAGGTGCTGTACCTGCTGGGCGGCGACGAGGTCCAACAGGACGCCTACGGCGCGGCCTTGGGCTTCGTCCTGGCGGGCGCGCTGGTGCGCTGGTGCTTCGCAGGACTGGCCGCCAGCCGTAGGAACCAGCGGGACGAGCAGCAGGAGCGGGAGGACCGGCCGGCAGTGCTGACCTGA
- a CDS encoding DUF2064 domain-containing protein, translating to MPQAGGGLDERLAAAFAHAARLAPDAPALLVGMDTPQLTAQALAEPLAAAHRAGVDAWYGPAADGGFWALGLARPTERLAARLLLGVPMSDPGTGTALLGRLAEQGLTVSQLPQLTDVDTVRDAHEVAAAAPGSRFAARLRSIALTPEVTG from the coding sequence GTGCCGCAGGCCGGCGGCGGGCTGGACGAACGCCTCGCGGCGGCCTTCGCGCACGCCGCCCGGCTGGCGCCCGACGCCCCTGCCCTGCTGGTCGGGATGGACACCCCGCAGCTGACCGCACAGGCGCTGGCCGAGCCGCTCGCCGCGGCCCACCGGGCCGGGGTGGACGCCTGGTACGGGCCGGCGGCCGACGGCGGCTTCTGGGCGCTCGGCCTGGCCAGGCCGACGGAGCGGCTGGCCGCCCGGCTGCTGCTGGGCGTCCCGATGTCGGACCCCGGCACCGGCACCGCGCTGCTCGGCCGGCTGGCCGAACAGGGTCTGACGGTCAGTCAACTGCCGCAGCTCACCGATGTGGACACCGTTCGGGACGCCCACGAGGTCGCGGCCGCCGCGCCGGGCAGCCGGTTCGCCGCCCGTCTGCGCTCGATCGCGCTGACCCCGGAGGTGACGGGGTGA
- the pstS gene encoding phosphate ABC transporter substrate-binding protein PstS, with protein sequence MTQRTRRAGALALAPALAATALLTACGTDDNGTIAPSADISCAPKQAPLLAAGSTAQGPAMDLWRTVYGATCTGTLVTYAGGGSGTGVQQFNQGKVAFAGSDFALKPSDVAGSKAACPGGRAIDLPMVAGLVSIVYNLDGVDDLVLDGPTLARIFDSQITAWNDPAIKALNPGADLPAAGITSFHRSDDSGTTFNLSSYFAASGGGAWPSAPNKSWQGKGGQSANGSAGVSAQIRSVKNSIGYVELSYAQQNNLKSTAIATGGPRPVPATATNAATTLESSTVVGTGEDLALHLDYGTTAPNAYPVVLVTYEIVCDKGNRAATLPALRAFLTYTASDTAQQAIADKGYVPLPAALAGKVKTVIGELG encoded by the coding sequence TTGACCCAGCGCACCAGGCGGGCCGGCGCCCTCGCCCTCGCTCCTGCCCTCGCCGCCACGGCCCTGCTCACCGCCTGCGGCACCGACGACAACGGCACCATCGCGCCGTCCGCCGACATCAGCTGCGCCCCCAAGCAGGCCCCGCTGCTGGCCGCCGGCTCCACCGCCCAGGGGCCCGCCATGGACCTGTGGCGCACCGTCTACGGCGCCACCTGCACCGGCACCCTGGTCACCTACGCCGGCGGCGGGTCGGGCACCGGCGTCCAGCAGTTCAACCAGGGCAAGGTCGCCTTCGCGGGCTCCGACTTCGCGCTCAAGCCCTCCGACGTGGCCGGCTCCAAGGCCGCCTGCCCGGGCGGCCGGGCGATCGACCTGCCGATGGTGGCCGGGCTGGTCTCGATCGTCTACAACCTCGACGGCGTGGACGACCTGGTGCTCGACGGCCCGACCCTGGCCAGGATCTTCGACTCGCAGATCACCGCCTGGAACGACCCCGCCATCAAGGCCCTCAATCCCGGCGCCGACCTGCCCGCCGCCGGCATCACCAGCTTCCACCGCTCCGACGACTCCGGGACCACCTTCAACCTCAGCTCCTACTTCGCCGCGAGCGGCGGCGGCGCCTGGCCCTCGGCGCCCAACAAGAGCTGGCAGGGCAAGGGCGGGCAGTCCGCCAACGGCAGCGCCGGCGTCTCCGCGCAGATCCGCTCGGTGAAGAACTCGATCGGCTACGTCGAGCTCTCCTACGCCCAGCAGAACAACCTGAAGAGCACCGCCATCGCCACCGGCGGCCCCCGCCCCGTGCCCGCGACCGCGACCAACGCAGCTACCACGCTGGAGAGTTCGACGGTCGTCGGAACGGGCGAGGACCTCGCGCTGCACCTGGACTACGGGACGACGGCGCCGAACGCCTACCCCGTCGTGCTGGTCACCTACGAGATCGTCTGCGACAAGGGCAACCGGGCCGCCACCCTGCCCGCGCTCCGGGCCTTCCTCACCTACACCGCCTCGGACACCGCCCAGCAGGCCATCGCCGACAAGGGCTACGTGCCGCTGCCGGCCGCGCTCGCCGGCAAGGTGAAGACGGTGATCGGCGAGCTCGGCTGA